A window of Hordeum vulgare subsp. vulgare chromosome 5H, MorexV3_pseudomolecules_assembly, whole genome shotgun sequence genomic DNA:
TGGCTAGTATTAATAATTCGGATAGTATGGGTATTTCAGGGTTCAAGACTAGAACCCGAGCCCTAAGCAAAAACCGAATAACCAAGAAATGAGAATCAAACCCTAACCCGATACCCGTATTACCTAACAATTCGGGTAATTCGGTTCGGGTTCGGGTAACGGGTTAGGGTAGCCAAACGCTCAGCTGAAGTATACACGCCAATATCAATCAGCTAGACCCCTGTGTCGTCGATAGTGCAAATTTGATTCTGACACATAGCTACAAAGGATAACTATGTAAAGTTGGTGCTCCAGCTGATAATCGAACATACCACGTGTCGCCGCCATTATCGCAAGCCAAATCCCGCTACATCAGATAAGTGTTCACCGCAACAGACAAAACCAAGGTGAACTTTTGGGCATGTTGAATAGTCGACCACCGCAATCTCTATTGCTAATTTGAAATCGCTCATCCTTGTCATCGTTGCTATAGAATCCCTGATACCAACAACACCATCTTCTATATATAGTTCTCCCTTGTCGATGCCCAATTCCTAAGAAGATGCCAACGGGGAGCGAGACAACACAAGAACACTACTATTTTCTGATCACGCAGATCTAGGGGTTTATCACACAGTTGTGTCGTTGACTAGATCTACATGGGAGGGCTGATGTAGCAAAGAAATGGCACCTCCTACAAGGTCAATGACACCCGCACATGACGCCACCGCCAGTTTTATCCCGAGGACCAAGCAGTGTATTCACCCAAAGCTCCGAACACAACTTCAACTACACACCACACACACGCAGATACATAAGAGAAACATACATTAATAGAATTCGGCTTTTAGATGATGTCTCTTTCATGTTATCGCCTAGGCTCTCTTTCGAACCTACCTAGATAGCTCTAGATCGATCGATGGCGCCATCCTAGGAGCTTACTCGATTACTTTCACTATGTTACatatattattattttgaaaCCAGCAGAGACCTTAAGGCTCAATTCACTAATTAAGGAAAAGACTGAGAGTTGTAAAAAGTCGGTCTAGAAGGCTAAAACCGTCGCAACATGCTGATCAGGCAAACTCAAGATACAACAAACATACCACTCGAAACAAAACCTCATCAAGGTTGCCCATTTGTGTCATCTTCAGCACTTCTCCCCGAGAAAACGACTATGAATTTGTCCCAAACGACACCGGGTTCTCCGCAAATGACCCAACCCCCACCAAGGATACCGTGTGATGCCCCATGAGTATACAAGCCAAAAGGAATCAGCTAGACACCTATGTCGACGATAGTGCAAATCTGATTCTAACACATAGTTACGAAGGATAACGATGTAAAGTTGGTGCTCCAGCCGATAACCGAACATATCacgtgtcgttgtcatcgtcgaaaGCCAAAGCGCTTTACAACATATCCGACTTCACCGCAAAAAACAAACCGAGGTGAAGTTGCAGACATGCTGAATAGTCCACCACCGCAATCTCTATCGCCAATTTGAAATCGCTCATCCCGGTCATCGTTGCTCTAGAATCCCTAATACCAACAACACCATCTTCTATAGTTCTCACTTGTCGATGCCCTATTGCTTAGAAGATGCCCTCGAAGAACAAGACGACACAAGAACACTACTATTTTCTAATCACGCGGATCTAGGGGTTTATCACAGAGCTGTGTCGTTGACTAGATCTACAAGGGAGGGCTGATATAGCAAAtaagtgtaatgccccaagtgtaacattgccGCATTTGGAACCTTCCtatgtgtgggtccatgatgtcattctatggagtatcatttcatgtgttatttcatgtgctcatgtcttgttttccctttgcattcatgcatccatatcattcatgctaccatgtttgttgttgtggtgttgatctTCATGTGTGTTTGTGATGAATGTAAGTGGTGTGAAGTGATGTGCAAAGAGTGGCTTCCAACTTTGCTTATTTATCCAAAGCTAGGTTTCAACTAAACCTCTCCCTCTTTATTTTTCTGAAGttcaagttttacttgctctaCCCCTGTTTGAAAAATAAAGTTCATTTAGATTATTTTtctggtggatgtggtgctaggtctAAGGTGTTTTAAAACTATGTTTAAGAGGGGtatttattcacaaaacagattatataattctgttttgtaaatatttattttctccaaaaatcctcttttcTTTGGGACATTTTTTTTGCAAGCCTAGATATAAGTAGGGGTTTATTTTTCTGCTGTGATTTTGTTTTAATAGAAAACCCAGAGGGTTTTCTTCTCTGCTAACTTGCGCCACCCgagtgggctccctccccctcGCTGGCCCATCTCCTTCCCTTCTCTCGCTAGACAGCCCACCTCCACGACCGTCTCCTTCCTCCCGCTGGCGTCACTGTGTACGAACACCCCTCCCACCATAGATCTTCCTTCCCCTCGATCCAGCGATGTCTAGCTCGCCTCCCGAGGTCAACAAAAAGCAGCAGAGCCTCCCCCTCGAAGCCCTAAcaccttctcctccctcctctctctcccgggCACCGTCAGGAGGCGGCCCGAGCTCCCCTCCGCCATGGTCGGCCACTGGTGAGGTCGACGACGTCAAGACCGTCACCCTCCTTCCTCTACGACAGCGCCAGGAGAACGCGGGACCCCAGGAGGTTCCATTTCCGCAGCAAGGAAGCGCCGATCGCCTCTGCTTCCACGACGTCGACGACGGCCTCTTCCTCCTGTGCTCCGGCGACTTCTTCCGCAACGTCTGCTTCCTCTTCGTCGTGTGCTTCCTCCACGTCGAGCCGGCCTTCTCTCCTTGACGCGTAGGGTGAGCTACCCCGATCCCCTTTCGTTCCCGGCGGTAGATCCCCTCCTAGGTCGTAGCAGCGCCGCTGTTGTTCTACTCTGTAGCCGGCGCCGCCGTGCGCCTTGTTGCCGTAGTTGTAGGTGTTAGGAATAATTAATATGTATTAATTATGTAATTAATCAATACTATGTCGGTTGTTCTTTTGGCAACCGCCCCTTTGTAAACCACCATGTACTGGGTATAAATAACCCCAATTTCCATCAATGAGATATTACTGTTCATTCTATCATTCTCCTTCCCTGCTTTTACTCTttacacgttatcagcacgctcGCCGTTGAGCGCAAAGGCGGCCCTCGTCCCGGCGAAAAAGCATTCAAGCGACAGCCTCGCCCCGTGAATGAAGAACAGGGACACTGGCGTCCATCTATCTGGAATAATGGAGAACTTGAACGACGACGGCATCGGCTTCATCTGGCGTCTGCCCCGCTGGACTCGAGCAACGGCTTGGCCTCCGGCGTCGTAAACAGTGGCGGGCCCTCAGGCGCTCGACCCCGACAAACTTCATGAGAGGAAAATTAAGGAATCAAGGAATGAATCGGAGTCATACCTTGATTTCATCGCTAttactaagagcatctctagtgcaATCTCCTCTTTTCGCAATTCAAGTTGCTGCGCGTAGCGAGCATTTCTTGCCGCCTCTTTGATCTCATCCTTCTCTTGTTTTGCTGCTCACACAGTTTCTAATGaaaacttgcaagcaatgtcatcAGCCTTACCTCTCTTGTCCTTCTTCACACCATCAGGTCTAGTCTCATGTTCAAGAGCATCAGTGCGTATCGAGGTAGCATCAGTACGTACCGAGGATGCATCAGCCGGATCATTGGTAGCTGTGCCCGGACTTGCATCAATGGTCTTCTTTTGTTTCTTCACAGAAGTTTCAAGTTCTCTTGTCTGCCACTTTGGATACTTCGAAAACTCTATGTAGCAATGCATCAATGTGAAAGGCTTCTTTTTTTTAGGATCCATTTCCTTGAACAAAATGTGTGCATCGTTTGTCTGCACATATAAATATATGGTTAAAATATGCACAACACATATAAAATATTGCACAACACATATAGAATATTGCATACCTTTTCTTCTATAGTCCTTCCACTTTCTTGCCTATTTAAAATCTGCTGAAGGCAACCACAAAATTTAGAGGTCTCTCTGTTAGTGAAAGTGTAACGGCAATTGATTGCATTATCATTTCGTTCCGGCCATGATGATTCCTTCTGTCTGTTGTAGTACTCTGAAATTCTAGCCCAATAAGTATCTCGGTTTTGATCTGTCCCAACAATATCCAAACTTGTATTTGCCCATGCTGCTATGAGAACCTTGTCCTCATCACTAGACCAATTTTTTCCTTTGTGGGATTTTCCTTTCTCTGTTATTGCAGAACGATGCTGAGTTGATGGAGTTGGCTGCTCTCCAATTGGACTCTTTGGTTGCGTTTGTGTGCAACCAAAATCAATGATGTCCAAGAAGGCTTCGTCATCATCCATCTACAAGCAATCCATCCATACACAGTTATTTTAGACTCGGATATCAACTGAAAACCAAAGTAAACCCTAACTCAATATCTACACAATGCCAGTGCAAAGGAACACAAGAAGCCATTGTGTTGCAGTGCCATGAAATTTCATCTCCTAAACCAAACCAAAAGTCCAACACAACCCTGCCTGCAGCTGCAAACAGATGAAATTTCATCTCCTAAACCAAACCAAAAGTCCTACACAATGCCAGTGCAAAAGAACACAAGAAGCCAGCCATTGTGTTTACATATTCAGTCATATGACTGAATATTCAGTCGTATTCAACACAGCCCTGCAGCAGCTGCAACCCGCGCGCCTGCGCTGCCCGTCGCCCGCCTCTGCGCCGGCCGCcgcgcgccccggccgccgcccgccGCGCGCCCCTGCGCCGGCCGCCGCCCGCCGCTGCGCCAGGCCGCCGCCCGCCCCTGCGCCATCCGGCCCGCCCCTGCGCCATCCCGCTCGCCGCGCGCCCCTGCGCCGGCCGCCGCCCGCCGCTGCGCCAGGCCGCCGCCCGCCCCTGCGCCGGCCGCCGCCCGCCGCTGCGCCAGGCCGCCGCCCGCCGCTGCGCCATCCCGCCCGCCGCaggccgccgcccccatcccgcccgccgccggccgccgcccccatcccgcCCGCCGCCGGCCGGCGCCCCCATCccgccagcagccgcccccatccCGCCCGCCGCTAGCCGCTCCTCCCGCTCGTGAGCTCGTCCCCTCATCCCGCTCGTGAGTTGATGGATACCTTGGGCGGCCGGAGAAGAAcgcgacggcgcgacggcgatctGGGGCGAGGTAGCGCTGCGGGACGAAGCAGGCGAGCACGAGCGTGGGTTGGTCGTGGATGTTTCCACGCCGCGTACCGTCGTGGCTTGGTCGTGGATGTATCCACGCCTCGTTTACACGAGTCGCTGGGACTCTTTGGACAGTAAAAAACGGCTGAAGACTTGTATATTTACAATACATGTCTATATAGAggatccactagagatgctctaacaagGTGCTTCTTTCCAATTTGACCATGCATATACTATTGTAATTGCTATCTGAAATTAGTACCTTTAGCCCTCGTAGTTGCAGCGCAAGGAGGAATCGAGCCTTTGATGCATCAGCGGCCAGTTCGGGTTTCTTGCGCGACGTAGTGGTTCCACTGGCGCCGCTTCCCGAGGCCCGTGCGACACGGCCGCCTAAGCATCAAGCGGCGGTTGCGCCTGCCTCAGCCCTTGCGTGTCCGTGCTCCCGGCGGCCGACGGAAGCGACGACCATGGACTCTCATGTCGTGGCGGCGCCAAGCCTGTTGCCATGCCCCACTGCGGCGGTTGGCACCGACGCCCTCTGGCGCCAGCGAGATACGGCCGGTGCGCGGCGCCCGCATCCTCCAACGGCCTTGCATCCGGTACCCTCCTGTCTGAAGATTCTTCCAATAAGAACGAGTGCGGCAGGAGCACATCTCGCCGCCGGTGATGCGGTCAGCCAGCCGTGGGTGTCTCCGCCTATAATGACGACAATAATTTCCATTAGCCACACACAGCACGGGGGGAGAAAAATTGGGGCAACCTTATCCCTTTGGCGATTTTCAGTTTAACCCATGTGATTACTCTTATTCACAAATTAGTCTTCACACTTCCTGTATAATGCAATAAGCAATCATGCTTACTGAAAATTACAGATTAAGCCATCAGCTGTTATTGCAGACATGGTATTTCTGGAAAATGTTATATGTGCAACGTATATGATTTTAGTGCAATAACTAGATTATACAATTGAAATTAAGCTTATTTGGAATCATAAAGTATTGGTGGTATCTACTGCATAttttgcagattatccatcaCTACCGTGAGATCTATGTTTTGTCATTTTGACAAGATGACTATCTTCAACGTGCTCTTTCAAATATTAATGTATATATAGCCTAACTTTTTATTTTTTAATCACAAGGTATTGATGACATCTACTGCACAATTCGCAGATTATTCATCACTACCGTGAGGTCTACATCTTGTCAGTTTTAcaagatgattaccttcaaagtgttttttttcaaatattagtATTGGATGTGACTACCTcaagatatcataaggtaatattggcatctactGCAAAGACTTGCAGATTATGCAATATTACTGtaaggtctacatcatgtcatcctggcATATGACTACCTTCAaaagtgattttcttaaatatagcataacataaggtaatagaattatgaacatctactgacaaAAGTCAGACTATATTTTCTATTACCgtgagatctacaccatattggtgatcatcttcaaagtgttatcctatataaattggggtctacacatatggctataaggcAACAGCCGTACCAGAACTTGCTCCTCCGAAGCATCCATTATTGTTGTTCACTAAATGATTTACTCTCATAGTAACTATTGTTTTGCACACTTGCTATATGCCGAAATGGTATTTTGTGCTAATATCAACTAATCAAGCCTCAttttgcttgaatatgtcatagAAAATTACGTAAATATTTGCATTTATTTGTGATTTccttctattacattggtaaCATACATGGCAGTCGAGCCTATGTCACTATTTCTATTTATAGTGCCGTCTGTCCATCAAGATGGATACTATAATTTATAGCAAGTGTTTCCAAGGACTTATGCAATGTCAACAtgatattgtgatgatactttcaTAGAGACTAACCAATGTTAAACATGCAAAGTCTATATGTTTTGGCAGTGACTCTAAAATCatacacttcctcaagaatgaagtccaaaacattagcaacgaTTTCTTCGCATGCACTATATTGAAGGTTTACACCCCATGTTCACCAAGCATCACCTTGGCGGATTTTGCTCAACAAGATCATTTCatccatatattttattttactcctagaagtaaattaaataaatgcattagcatttttAAGTAATGCATGACTATAAATATATTTTACTCCTAGAAGTAAATGCATGATTTGGTGGGAGTATTTATTGTAAAATGATTCATGACATCAGTCATTGTATCCACATGTGGCATTTGTGGCCACTATAACTCCACCTTTGAAATATGTGTCATggctattctcttaatagctaagTATGTTTATATGTATTTCGTCTCTCACCAACTTCACTTaattctcaaactaagtacataataAACGAATATTTATTcatcttgaatatttcccttaagagaaacatgctgccatgagcaCATCGCGAATAATCATCCATTCGTTTCTCAAGACCTGAAGTCTATCGCAGCTCACATTTTTGTCACTCTATCAACTttaagttgagatctcatgatcaaatattttcatCCGAAGATCCAATTTAAAAGCCCTCAATACACTTTACATcttcttatgatagtcctaccattttcatgatgaagaaacatggaatttcataaaatcatcagattcacccaacgggtgctatTCCATTATTTGAAATTCTTGCTAGCATTGAGAATGCTATGCAAGTCAGTGGTCACAAAATAGACCACGATgtattcaaagtaaagtggaggctaaaatACAACCAAAGATGGAATGATTTCTTAATAGGGAATATATCGTTTTCGAACGGTAAACGAaaactctcaagtttgtcaaatgtgtggttattttaacatcgtacctatgattacaaaaccctcaaacatatggtgaaaccacaccacaaatttattagaaggcaaataagttcattgggatattcgaaaatttgcaaacataagACCAGCAACTATTCTAGTAAATGATGTTCtcgaatcttcatcagaaggagaaccaaaaatatagtgcaataaaagaatTCTTTGTGCCTATAACCTCATGTAATATCCTCATTATTtccaaaatattgtttgcctatacttgtactactacatgtattgcaatgtccaatatcctatttcttggacattatatttAATAAATTTTGAGTGAATCaatcaattcatactcagttttgttgcgtacaaaataattttctaaatcttacaaaatatttggttaTAAGCTTTATAATCCTGgtttggggttgattagaaaattatggacaattctattggtcacaacttaacaagttgtaAAATTTCctaaatcatcagattttatttGCACCACATGTGTAataggggaaattaatttaaggcactctcaccttacaattctaaatgagccactcattcttccttgaacacattcagaagatatgtggattactcaaccattataTATGTGGTATTttatagatacttcatggtactcatggaaacatttataaaatgatttccagtgcgtctcttgtcacacaaaccatgaatgatgtaagtaaattaattgctcaaattctcaaagtaagagcaagttatcctaaaacaagggataaattcaatcgaatggacaacttcgttgaactcatttcacaagcaatgtcGGATTATACCTAATACTTTATGTTCATATGCAGAATGGTTTAGttaaatatcttatcaaagatagtgaaattaataacATGACCAAACTTATATAATTGTAATTTACTAGCCTCTTGCTAAACAAATATggcattacacaccgtaagtttgatataaatcataccaactgcattgcatactactttccccttgtagtaattacgtggaaatcaacaaagtatttcctatctgcgataattcggttacataccaatatcaccactccagcatacaccGATGGGCTCTCACAAAATAAaatagggatctatgtgaggaataaaaaattatccgtcaatcaaaattattcatagcctgtatgctgattgcatcagcaataaggacatttcaggcattagggggagattagtaccacaaagaatgccgagaAATAAATTATAAATGTTATttacattcagtccttatatccacgtactcaaagaatctgaactagaagtttagaatcacatatttgcaactcattgcaaatctgccacaaaCGTTTACTCATGACAAAGGTatcactcaattttatattcctgcagtaaagtgtcagaaagagtggaggtacctgataaaccactcttctcccaaaattagagcaagagggggagaaatctgacgacacgagatataatctcgcatatgcttccgcggaaatagaggaaatcaaatcctcaaccagtaaatgtaattcaacatcaagttgaaagacaccacactggatgctcatcatccaaagcccgacataaatgtgcacaaatgttttcgtgtcgggacatcgaaacaccttgactccattgttgtaggaaatcacaaggagttaaaaggaataaatacattgccacaaatttcattgattcctccagaatcatataacataagtctacatttgtcgacatatatttcttctccaaattgctaaaacctttttgggccctgaaccaaaatccatggtagagtgcctcttgtactcatattggttcacataaaaggaagcaagtaatgaagaatagcactcgctctacaaacgagtggtatttaccacagtaatacctactcctcataagtatcttccatatggaatactaaaaacttctcattcatagacaaagtcaatgaggtggtgagaaagcgagtcttgtagcaaaagggttcacacAGAGACCTgacatcaaattatgatgtaacataccttcttggtatcagtggaactatgtttcgataataaataccattggtagtacaaataatattatccatgcagttgatggatggagtggctacatactcatatgagtcactcatttcAGAAATATATATTAAAGTCCCTGAAGGGCTTACAATTctgaatccaaaataaatcgcaacatatttgtgtaaaatttcagaagtcactctatgactagaaatagtcgtgaatcatatggtactactgactagacgagttccttcttcagaggattactcaaaggatgatgattgtttatgtgttaataaaggaataccaaaattttatttccttacatcacctcagtgtatatgatgatttcatcatcaatgtctctacaagacctaaacatacataaagTCATCTCAAAACGgaaaaatttggattcaaccaaatttagcttaagcttacaacttgagcattctctcaagaatacatatcatACTACATATATTCAAAACATTTACGAGAAGTTCAGTGTGGATATACCATAAtaacaaaagacatgtatggtcatactacctttgataaggtacataCCTAGGGTTGATAATGAATAGACATAaagacctgaagttctatatctcactaacGTCAAAGTACTCATATAATTGCAAACTATGTTAGGCCTGACACCATATTGATATGTTTGTTTAgagtgcaacccccaacaaaaCGTACATGCTTGATATATGGAATATCATCCTATATCTAAAGCTCACAATAAATCTTGGACAATTCCATCAGGAAATACAAGATATGACCTTGATATGATATAATGATATTGactctttatttgatcccaacgacgccatatcaatgactgaatttgctagaatagccttcacatggaagtcatccaaatggattttaatggttattttcagttatcattctgacataattgctttatctaaaagcattgcaaaatatgcataactcagtagaatggttaaccacactcaaaatcatgtggttgagattcatgagaatcacataacttgatttatcaagatacttccacttgtgttactcaatacctacaggttatatgaagagcaatatcataaatcacattgctcggaaattacttatcctcacggattatagaaaagtgaggaaataatttgcaaacaaaatattgtgataatccaacagattatacacaatcgcatgttcatgtcaatggcattGGTATGACACATCCTCCATAtctgcaaagttcagggggagtaatcttcgagactataacctattaacaatcatcagattgcatatattatactctttttcccttgatgagtttttccaTAATGGTTTCTCATTATAGGTTTTTAACGAtataatataaacacaagtgtctttatatgccatatcattttctccttgtattttcccactgggttttaaaggagttttcaatggcatgtacgattgcactcttttcccttatgagttttctctcaattttctcataatggtttttagtgaggcaatatcttctcaaagatcatatgtcatactttctattttccctatagaggtttttaaaggaagtactcaagacatattaattgttctctaaacttatcaatgagttttctccttcttcaaaggtttactcatatgagttatcaagagacaatgatcatcatatgttgcatcatttttccttatttttcccattgggtttAAAGGATTTTTAGCAAGATATCTacactattctcctcatatttttcccacagggtttttggaggagactttAAAGATTATACAAGGATTTCTCAAGATGGAATGATGAACATTCTCAAGGACGAAGTTATTTCTAAAGAAGTCCTTATCAAGAAGATGGCTATTTACAAGATCAAGAattgattagggggagtgttaggaaTAATTAATATGTACTAATTATGTAATTAATCAATACTATGTCGGTTGTTATTTTGGCAACCGCCCCTTTATAAACCGCCATGTACTGGGTATAAATATCCCCAATTTCCATCAATGAGATATTACTGTTCATTCTATCATTCTCCTTCCCTGCTTTTACTCTTTACAGTAGGTATCTCTCTCGCGCGATCAGGAGTGAAATGGGTAGCCCTAgcttccctcttcctcccagctaCCGGCTGCTCCTCGGTTTAGACCGTAGCATTGTCGACAACCGTCCCTGTTCCGGTCGTCGTCGCGTGGTAGGAGAAGCAGGGGGTGTTCCTAAGAGAGTTACCTCCCCGTGTGTAGTAACAACCAATCGCATAGCGCAATGGTAGTAGGGTGATTTTTCTCGCGCAGGacgtgggttcgagcccccgcaAGCGCaccttttgttgtttgtttttctGGTGCAGTAGCAACAGCGAAGCTTACCCTCGTAgctccctctgttctgtcgagcccAGGGACAGTACTGCAGTGGTAGAGTATGTTTGCTGTGGCTagtaggttgtgggttcgatcccaagCCACCCCCTTTTTTTCGTTGCTGTTTTATGTAGTGTATGATGTTGCATTGCTTGGGCAGCAATATATGTTGCCTAAGATCACATCTAGTAGGTTTCTCCTTGTTTTAGctagtgtgcatgtgtaggtgagtgTTCCATGTGGTTGTAGATTGAGGTTGTATGTGTGTGCATGCATCCAtgtggtgtgtgcttgtgtgtgtgccacACATACATGTGCATGAGAGTAGAATGGAGATGTAGGTGTGAAGGTTTGTAGATGTTTGAGCAAGCATGTGTATGGTGTAGGGATTTAGTGTGAGCATGTGTGTGTATtagaactagcatgtgtaggtgctagtgTGTGCTTGCATGGTTGTATGTGAGTGTGTATGGTAATGTGCaatggcacatgaacatgagggatacccctcatgttcaccattggagttgtgggtgtGAGCAAGTGCATCTGTAGGGGATGAAATAGTGGTaccacatgtgatatggcactatttgagactatacaattctatgttgtttttcattccaactttgtgcctacatgttgtatGGAAGTACCTAAGTATTAtacatgtttttggggtagaatcttcccaggaatccattggtggaatcagatttcactttggggcactttctggaaatgtcatttttctgtcttgatgctatgtttagagcttggtgccatgtggtgtgatgagcctatgaggatgattccttgatgtggcattagtgcgtgaacccctctacaacatggtagttttgttttatgcttaggagtttgtatgtgcaagttgtgccctgtCAAATatgacatgtggctgaaattggcagcttggtgaaaatctatgattttcaataagtctgagaaactgttgttattttcttcacttgttgttgtggttgcaaaagctcatgtgttgggtatcagcccttgcaatcaactagagagttggagcttttgtgtttgtctagttctctattaaatttcatgcactttcacttcatgtagatattattttggaggctgtcaaaatgcttcagagcataagtagttggtgaaaatctgagattttcactaagtccctgaaatctgttatttttgtccaagttagcacctgtagatcttcctgtgtgtgactcctttgtattatcttcttgctcaggcttgtagagcttttgaatagcttttgccacatatcttgtttggcacatttgggtggctgtaggtgctttgcatgt
This region includes:
- the LOC123397977 gene encoding glutathione S-transferase T3-like, producing MDDDEAFLDIIDFGCTQTQPKSPIGEQPTPSTQHRSAITEKGKSHKGKNWSSDEDKVLIAAWANTSLDIVGTDQNRDTYWARISEYYNRQKESSWPERNDNAINCRYTFTNRETSKFCGCLQQILNRQESGRTIEEKTNDAHILFKEMDPKKKKPFTLMHCYIEFSKYPKWQTRELETSVKKQKKTIDASPGTATNDPADASSVRTDATSIRTDALEHETRPDGVKKDKRGKADDIACKFSLETV